One genomic segment of Desulfomicrobium sp. ZS1 includes these proteins:
- a CDS encoding TolC family outer membrane protein — MNAKKLSITLVLSVMLSAGVALAEDSITVQKSVIDTLRYAPRLEMIKHNREAVGHDLDKSKGRWYPKLDIRGGYGTDSYDQENNPGDSDWDSRSEVSAILSQRLYDGGEGFSQIRLDERRAASLDYRVFDNAESLALDAVIANMEVYRQRELLFLAEENAKAHRDILGSLQEREEAGAGSVADVKQTQARLAMAQASIEKTRTALQAALNEYQRLTGVLPGKIAMAPYPQNLIPASLDEMTAQAIGNNPKINAAGEDVNAETERVNIAKANYHPYVYLELSSSYSDGVENQDYWERTDAAMVRFNWNLFNGGSDLAAHKATKARKRQAQADKYDLTLAVENETKTTWAQYKSSLSEVKEYTQAVQYNRDTKGIYLEQFGVAQRSLLDVLDSENEVFQSSSQLVTSSVNEQIAAYKLLALSGNLITALGVDPALYKDPAAQIEE, encoded by the coding sequence ATGAATGCAAAAAAATTGAGTATTACTCTTGTCCTGTCGGTGATGCTGTCGGCCGGTGTGGCTCTGGCCGAAGATAGCATCACCGTCCAGAAGAGTGTTATCGACACTCTGCGCTATGCACCTCGCCTGGAAATGATCAAACACAACCGCGAAGCAGTGGGCCATGACTTGGACAAGTCCAAGGGCCGCTGGTATCCCAAGCTCGACATTCGTGGCGGATATGGGACGGATTCATACGATCAGGAAAACAATCCTGGTGATAGTGATTGGGATTCCCGTTCAGAGGTTTCCGCGATTCTGAGCCAGCGTCTCTATGACGGTGGCGAGGGTTTCAGTCAGATTCGTCTGGATGAAAGACGTGCGGCCTCCCTGGACTATCGCGTCTTCGACAACGCCGAGTCCCTGGCCCTGGATGCGGTCATTGCCAATATGGAAGTTTACCGTCAGCGTGAACTGCTCTTCCTGGCCGAAGAAAACGCCAAGGCCCATCGCGATATCCTGGGCTCTCTGCAGGAACGCGAAGAGGCCGGCGCGGGCAGCGTGGCCGACGTGAAGCAGACCCAGGCCCGCTTGGCCATGGCCCAGGCCTCCATCGAAAAGACCCGTACGGCTTTACAGGCCGCCTTGAATGAATACCAGCGTCTGACCGGAGTCCTGCCCGGCAAGATCGCCATGGCGCCCTATCCTCAGAACCTCATTCCCGCATCCCTGGATGAAATGACTGCCCAGGCCATCGGCAACAATCCCAAGATCAATGCCGCAGGCGAAGACGTCAACGCTGAAACCGAGCGCGTCAACATCGCCAAGGCCAATTACCATCCCTATGTCTACCTTGAACTGTCTTCCTCTTATTCGGACGGCGTTGAAAATCAGGATTATTGGGAGCGCACCGATGCGGCCATGGTCCGCTTCAACTGGAATCTGTTCAACGGCGGTTCCGATTTGGCTGCCCACAAGGCCACCAAGGCCCGCAAGCGCCAGGCCCAGGCCGACAAGTACGACCTGACCCTAGCGGTCGAGAACGAGACCAAGACCACTTGGGCGCAGTACAAGTCCTCGCTGAGCGAAGTGAAGGAATACACCCAGGCCGTGCAGTACAACCGCGACACCAAGGGGATCTACCTGGAGCAGTTCGGCGTGGCACAGCGCAGTTTGCTTGATGTGCTCGATTCTGAAAACGAAGTGTTCCAGTCTTCCAGTCAGTTGGTCACTTCCAGCGTGAATGAGCAGATCGCGGCCTATAAGCTTCTGGCCCTGTCCGGCAATCTGATCACCGCTCTTGGCGTTGACCCGGCCCTGTACAAGGACCCCGCCGCTCAGATTGAAGAATGA
- the zntB gene encoding zinc transporter ZntB: protein MTTPNSSPPNAYWILDGHGHGTLQAWMPGQDVPRENALAWFHLNYADATARDWLLRSELLSIPVAESLLDEETRPRVLHHGEGLLLTLRGVNLNPGAEPEDMVSIRLWIEDGRIISTRKRRLKSVQAVQALLEAGQGPRSSGEFLTVLLKLMTENIGDVIEDLEGQMADVEEGIVEHHGASARENLADLRRQAIALRRYLAPQREALSRLTTEQMPWMSADDHFRIRETTDELIRHIENLDAVRERAALAHEEFVNHATEQLNRRMFMLSVVTVIFLPLGFLTGLFGINVGGIPGAASPWGFATFCLGVVLAAAGIVLIFKRSRWL from the coding sequence ATGACCACGCCAAACTCATCGCCCCCCAACGCCTACTGGATTCTTGACGGGCACGGACATGGCACGCTTCAGGCCTGGATGCCGGGACAAGACGTGCCGCGAGAGAACGCCCTTGCATGGTTCCACCTGAACTATGCCGACGCAACAGCCCGAGACTGGCTGCTGCGATCCGAGCTGCTGAGCATTCCCGTGGCCGAGTCCCTGCTGGACGAGGAAACACGGCCTCGCGTGCTTCATCACGGCGAAGGGCTGCTCTTGACGCTGCGTGGAGTGAACCTCAACCCCGGTGCCGAACCCGAGGACATGGTTTCCATAAGGTTATGGATCGAGGATGGCCGGATCATCTCCACGCGTAAGCGCCGGCTCAAATCCGTGCAAGCTGTCCAGGCCTTGCTCGAAGCGGGGCAAGGTCCGCGCAGCAGCGGGGAATTTCTGACGGTGCTCCTGAAGCTCATGACGGAAAACATCGGAGATGTAATCGAAGACTTGGAAGGCCAAATGGCCGATGTGGAAGAGGGAATCGTCGAACATCACGGAGCCTCGGCCCGTGAGAATCTGGCGGATCTGCGCAGGCAGGCCATTGCGCTACGCCGCTATCTCGCTCCCCAGCGCGAAGCCCTGTCACGGCTGACCACCGAGCAGATGCCATGGATGAGCGCGGACGATCATTTCCGCATCCGCGAAACCACGGACGAGCTTATCCGACACATAGAAAATCTTGACGCTGTTCGTGAACGCGCGGCCCTCGCCCATGAAGAGTTCGTGAACCACGCCACGGAACAGCTGAACCGGCGCATGTTCATGCTCTCCGTGGTGACGGTCATCTTCCTGCCGCTCGGATTTTTGACGGGGCTTTTCGGCATCAATGTGGGCGGCATCCCCGGAGCCGCGAGCCCATGGGGATTTGCCACTTTCTGCCTGGGTGTCGTACTGGCCGCGGCGGGCATCGTCCTGATCTTCAAGCGGTCGCGCTGGCTATAA
- a CDS encoding MBL fold metallo-hydrolase, which translates to MSHFSAIHEIDAGEFSVRSVLIRGTRFCLIWDTLTSPRDMTRFAEICVGQQCLVVYSHADWDHVQGTAALENPVIVGHVSCAHRFGIEARQTLADMHTREPGKWDEVKLIPPHITFKNRLDLDLGGLTIQLHALPGHTTDTIVGFIPEMELLLAGDAVESPLPCVPANCDLDAWIEALLRWRKHEGVGKVIPSHGPMGGKDILDNTIDYLDSLRRGENRFLPEGLSAFYAATHRDNMKNRSIGTGL; encoded by the coding sequence ATGAGCCACTTCAGCGCAATCCACGAAATTGACGCGGGGGAATTTTCAGTCCGCAGCGTCTTGATTCGAGGCACCCGTTTTTGCCTGATCTGGGACACCTTGACGAGCCCGCGCGACATGACCCGCTTCGCCGAAATCTGCGTCGGGCAGCAGTGCCTCGTTGTCTACAGCCATGCCGATTGGGACCATGTGCAGGGCACGGCGGCCTTGGAGAATCCGGTTATCGTCGGCCATGTGAGCTGCGCCCATCGCTTCGGCATCGAGGCCCGGCAGACCCTGGCCGACATGCACACCCGCGAACCGGGCAAATGGGACGAGGTCAAGCTCATCCCCCCGCACATCACCTTCAAGAACCGCCTCGATCTTGACCTCGGAGGCCTCACGATCCAGCTGCACGCCCTGCCTGGGCATACCACGGATACCATCGTGGGATTCATCCCGGAAATGGAACTCCTGTTGGCCGGGGATGCGGTGGAGTCGCCCCTGCCCTGCGTGCCCGCAAATTGCGACCTTGATGCATGGATAGAGGCGCTGCTCCGCTGGCGCAAGCACGAAGGGGTCGGCAAGGTCATTCCATCCCACGGCCCGATGGGCGGCAAGGACATTCTGGACAACACCATCGACTATCTCGACAGCCTGCGCCGAGGCGAAAACAGATTCTTGCCTGAAGGGCTGTCTGCGTTTTACGCCGCGACACACCGGGACAACATGAAAAATCGTAGCATCGGCACCGGATTGTAA
- a CDS encoding type II toxin-antitoxin system RelE/ParE family toxin, producing MLSIKWTSPARQDILEATKHALEDDPAKAAKLADTIFKAVEQIALFPGSAPPGRIEGTRQLSLPKLPFVIIYKVGFTDLHILRILHTRRHPGHQNLP from the coding sequence TTGCTGTCGATTAAATGGACATCGCCAGCCAGGCAGGACATCCTTGAAGCCACCAAGCATGCTCTGGAGGACGACCCCGCCAAGGCTGCAAAACTGGCCGACACAATCTTCAAGGCCGTTGAGCAAATCGCCCTTTTTCCCGGCTCGGCACCTCCTGGCCGAATCGAAGGGACCCGGCAACTCAGCCTCCCCAAACTGCCGTTTGTCATCATCTATAAAGTCGGATTCACAGACCTGCACATCCTAAGAATTTTGCACACCAGAAGACACCCCGGCCATCAGAACCTCCCCTGA
- a CDS encoding diguanylate cyclase domain-containing protein has translation MTTPLDILIVDDRPENLLTLEHLLENPELNIVRAGSGQEALARLLDHDFALVLLDVQMPDMDGFETAELMRGNKRTRHIPIIFVTASHTEHQHIFRGYDSGAVDYLFKPLDPQMLHCKVHIFLEIHRQRQALQCKTRELDARIAELNLLQAELEEKNRQLQLLSSLDGLTGIPNRRQFDEMLSLEWNRMAREKTPLSLIILDVDHFKRFNDRYGHLAGDSCLRRVALALATMLRRPADMVARYGGEEFAAILPGTSLDGAQMVAESMRQTVAELAIEHADSPVRCVLTVSLGVSSVIPIPGCIPADLIQAADQGLYQAKQEGRDRWVRADCVPLSCRSPWE, from the coding sequence ATGACAACACCACTTGATATTCTGATCGTGGACGATCGCCCGGAAAATCTGCTGACCCTGGAACACCTCCTGGAAAACCCGGAGCTGAACATCGTACGCGCGGGTTCCGGCCAGGAAGCCCTGGCCCGCCTGCTCGACCACGATTTCGCCCTGGTGCTTCTGGACGTGCAAATGCCGGACATGGATGGATTCGAGACGGCGGAACTGATGCGCGGCAACAAACGCACCCGGCACATCCCCATCATCTTTGTCACCGCCAGCCATACCGAACATCAACACATATTCCGCGGGTACGATTCCGGGGCCGTGGACTATCTGTTCAAACCCCTGGACCCGCAGATGCTCCACTGCAAAGTCCACATATTTCTGGAAATTCATCGCCAACGTCAGGCCCTGCAGTGCAAGACGCGGGAGCTTGACGCCAGGATCGCCGAACTGAATCTGCTGCAGGCCGAACTGGAGGAAAAAAATCGCCAGCTACAGCTCTTGTCATCCCTGGACGGACTGACTGGCATCCCCAACCGGCGTCAGTTCGACGAAATGCTTTCCCTCGAATGGAACCGCATGGCGCGCGAAAAAACTCCCCTCTCACTGATCATTCTGGATGTGGACCACTTCAAGCGTTTCAACGATCGCTACGGCCACCTGGCCGGGGACAGCTGCCTGCGTCGCGTGGCCTTGGCCCTGGCGACCATGCTGCGCCGCCCCGCCGACATGGTCGCACGCTATGGCGGGGAAGAATTCGCGGCCATCCTGCCGGGCACCAGCCTGGACGGAGCGCAGATGGTGGCGGAAAGCATGCGCCAGACCGTGGCCGAGCTTGCCATCGAACACGCGGATTCGCCGGTTCGGTGCGTGCTCACCGTCAGTCTGGGGGTGAGCTCGGTCATCCCGATTCCCGGCTGCATTCCCGCAGACCTGATCCAGGCCGCGGACCAGGGGCTCTACCAGGCCAAGCAGGAAGGCCGCGATCGCTGGGTCCGCGCCGACTGCGTGCCCTTGTCCTGCCGGTCGCCCTGGGAATAG
- a CDS encoding tRNA(Ile)-lysidine synthetase, translating to MPMRNDDFAWDDLIGLLGEIGPLTVACSGGIDSRFLAHAGLQAGVPVALVHVCGPHVAPEESEYALAWAAGRGLGVRQLRLDPLHLPEVAAGSKERCYACKRFLFEQILSVATAPVCDGSNFSDAKGFRPGRRALLELGIRSPLAEAGLTKDMIRDLARRTGLARPDQQARACLLTRLPYGRTPDPSLLARLAEGERIVEEALTMAGYDEFPFRLRLCDTGCPELHLGREIDSPLLLLGLNEMLQTEGFSSIFVRVVPELSGYFDRIGNDTKR from the coding sequence ATGCCGATGCGTAACGACGATTTTGCCTGGGATGATCTGATTGGACTGCTAGGCGAAATAGGTCCTTTGACCGTGGCCTGTTCCGGAGGGATTGACAGCCGTTTCCTGGCCCACGCGGGGCTGCAGGCCGGGGTGCCGGTGGCGCTGGTGCATGTCTGCGGTCCTCATGTTGCTCCCGAAGAGTCTGAATACGCCCTCGCCTGGGCCGCGGGCAGAGGGCTGGGCGTCAGGCAGCTGCGGCTTGATCCGTTGCACCTGCCCGAAGTCGCGGCCGGCTCGAAAGAGCGTTGCTACGCCTGCAAGCGTTTTCTTTTCGAGCAGATCCTGTCCGTCGCCACAGCGCCTGTTTGCGACGGCTCCAACTTTTCGGATGCGAAGGGGTTTCGCCCTGGCCGGCGGGCGCTGCTCGAACTGGGTATTCGCTCTCCCCTGGCCGAGGCTGGGCTGACCAAGGACATGATCCGTGATCTGGCCAGACGGACGGGCCTTGCGCGTCCGGACCAGCAGGCCAGGGCCTGCCTGCTCACTCGCCTCCCTTATGGCCGGACTCCAGACCCGTCGCTGCTCGCGCGTCTGGCGGAAGGAGAGCGGATAGTGGAAGAAGCGCTCACGATGGCGGGGTATGACGAATTTCCTTTCCGACTGCGTCTTTGTGACACGGGATGCCCTGAACTGCATCTTGGACGGGAAATTGATTCACCACTGTTGCTGCTCGGGCTGAACGAGATGCTTCAAACAGAAGGTTTTTCCAGTATTTTTGTGCGAGTCGTTCCGGAATTGAGTGGATATTTCGATAGAATCGGCAATGATACGAAAAGATAA
- a CDS encoding CopG family ribbon-helix-helix protein — protein sequence MQKTTTVRFDQDTLALLDQLADSLGRPRSWIINDAVTRYLEYEVWFIDEVRKGLHASETGDLVAHDEVKNAVRSLGVAVD from the coding sequence ATGCAGAAAACCACCACCGTCAGGTTCGATCAGGACACGCTTGCTCTGCTTGATCAACTCGCCGACAGCCTGGGGCGGCCGCGCTCCTGGATAATCAACGACGCCGTAACCAGATATCTTGAGTATGAAGTCTGGTTTATCGATGAAGTGCGCAAAGGCCTTCACGCCTCCGAAACAGGTGATCTTGTGGCCCACGACGAAGTCAAAAACGCTGTGCGGAGCCTTGGCGTTGCTGTCGATTAA
- a CDS encoding DsrE family protein, with protein MKVVFHLDLDEEKILRIALTNMENLRAAKPGARINLLVNGPAVKFFRKNGEDEFLERIKNLIQAEVTVFVCQNALRAFDIPETDLCPGCETVPAGVVALIKLQQQGCAYIKP; from the coding sequence ATGAAGGTCGTCTTTCACCTAGACCTGGACGAAGAAAAGATTCTGCGCATCGCCCTGACCAACATGGAAAACCTGCGCGCCGCCAAACCAGGAGCACGCATCAATCTGCTGGTCAATGGACCTGCGGTCAAATTTTTCCGCAAGAACGGCGAGGATGAATTCCTGGAGCGCATCAAAAACCTGATCCAGGCCGAGGTGACGGTCTTCGTGTGCCAGAACGCCCTGCGCGCCTTCGACATCCCCGAAACAGACCTCTGTCCCGGATGCGAAACCGTGCCCGCCGGAGTGGTCGCCCTGATCAAACTGCAGCAGCAAGGCTGCGCGTATATCAAACCGTAG
- a CDS encoding FeoA family protein translates to MQQPVTLRSMQANQSGIIDSISASGELGRRIRDMGLVPGTQVTIMGRAPLKDPVALRLRDFTLTLRNNEADQIMVNVNTSGENVQ, encoded by the coding sequence ATGCAGCAACCCGTTACCCTCAGATCCATGCAGGCCAATCAATCCGGCATCATCGATTCCATCAGCGCTTCCGGCGAGCTTGGCCGGCGCATTCGCGACATGGGGCTTGTGCCCGGCACCCAGGTCACCATCATGGGCCGCGCCCCACTCAAGGATCCGGTGGCCTTAAGGCTGCGGGATTTCACCCTGACCCTGCGCAACAATGAAGCCGACCAGATCATGGTCAACGTCAACACAAGCGGAGAAAACGTTCAATGA
- a CDS encoding chemotaxis protein CheB, translating to MKRTFKAVVVGVSSGGLEALKIFVPGLRKDLAVPVLIVQHLSPQADSYLPARLDEVSGLTVKEAEDKELLQAGVAYVAPPDYHLLVEADGSLTLSVDPKVNFSRPSVDVLFETASDAFGAALIGVVLTGANQDGAKGLARIKRRGGVAIVQSPESAQADAMPRAALESTTVDHVLPLRDIAPFLNNLIGPSHDNTT from the coding sequence ATGAAAAGAACGTTCAAGGCCGTGGTCGTCGGAGTCTCCTCCGGGGGTCTTGAAGCCCTCAAGATTTTTGTTCCGGGACTGCGCAAGGATCTGGCCGTGCCGGTCCTCATCGTGCAGCACCTCTCGCCGCAGGCGGACTCCTATCTGCCGGCGCGTCTGGACGAGGTGAGCGGGCTCACCGTCAAAGAGGCCGAGGACAAGGAACTGTTGCAGGCCGGCGTGGCGTACGTGGCGCCGCCCGATTATCACCTGCTGGTGGAGGCGGACGGGAGCCTGACCTTGAGCGTGGACCCGAAAGTGAATTTCTCACGGCCCTCGGTGGATGTGCTGTTCGAGACCGCGTCCGACGCTTTCGGAGCCGCGCTCATCGGCGTCGTCCTGACCGGGGCCAACCAGGACGGAGCCAAAGGACTGGCCCGCATCAAACGCCGGGGAGGGGTGGCCATCGTGCAGTCACCGGAATCGGCCCAGGCAGACGCCATGCCAAGGGCCGCCCTGGAGTCCACCACCGTGGACCATGTTCTGCCCCTGCGCGACATCGCCCCCTTTCTGAACAACCTGATTGGACCGAGCCATGACAACACCACTTGA
- a CDS encoding protein-glutamate O-methyltransferase CheR, producing the protein MNVHPETERIELRLLLEAIYLKYGYDFRNYSMAHLKRRAEYRLSLSGLASISQLQHAVLHDENMFLIFLQDLSINISEMFRDPPFYKALRNDIVPMLGTYPSFRIWHAGCSAGQEVYSMAILLHEAGMRERGQIYATDFNRAILEQAREAAFPLAQLKDYTTKYQQAGGENSFADYYAANDQRAVLRPFLKDRIFFSEHNLVTDGVFGEMHLIVCRNVLIYFDRELQDRVVGLFVDSLCPGGFLCLGSKESLKFSKHADKFEIVREKEKIYRKRRDA; encoded by the coding sequence ATGAACGTTCATCCCGAGACCGAGCGCATCGAACTGCGCCTGCTGCTGGAAGCCATCTACCTCAAATACGGGTATGACTTCCGCAATTACTCCATGGCCCACCTCAAGCGACGCGCCGAGTACCGACTCAGCCTGTCCGGGCTGGCTTCCATCTCGCAGTTGCAGCACGCGGTCCTGCATGACGAAAACATGTTCCTGATTTTTTTGCAGGATCTGTCCATCAACATTTCGGAGATGTTCAGGGACCCGCCGTTCTACAAGGCGCTCAGAAACGATATTGTTCCCATGCTGGGCACCTATCCGTCCTTCAGGATCTGGCATGCGGGCTGCTCCGCCGGGCAGGAAGTCTATTCCATGGCCATTCTGCTGCACGAGGCGGGGATGCGCGAACGGGGGCAGATCTACGCCACGGATTTCAACCGCGCCATTCTGGAACAGGCCAGGGAAGCCGCCTTTCCGCTGGCGCAGCTCAAGGACTACACGACCAAGTACCAGCAGGCGGGCGGGGAAAATTCTTTTGCCGACTACTATGCAGCCAACGACCAACGCGCGGTGCTGCGCCCGTTCCTGAAAGACCGGATCTTTTTTTCCGAGCACAATCTGGTCACGGACGGAGTCTTTGGCGAAATGCACCTGATCGTCTGTCGCAACGTGCTCATCTACTTCGACCGCGAGTTGCAGGACCGGGTAGTGGGCCTTTTTGTGGACAGCCTCTGTCCAGGCGGCTTTTTGTGCCTGGGAAGTAAGGAGAGCCTTAAATTTTCCAAACATGCGGACAAATTTGAAATCGTGCGGGAAAAGGAAAAAATATACCGCAAGCGCAGGGACGCATGA
- a CDS encoding FeoB-associated Cys-rich membrane protein — protein MNFDLLITLGIIAVAAIYLLRRHFKKDNPCCGCSGCSNTLEPKPRQDCCPKKD, from the coding sequence ATGAATTTTGATCTGCTCATCACGTTAGGCATAATAGCCGTCGCGGCCATCTATCTCCTGCGCCGCCATTTCAAGAAAGACAACCCATGCTGCGGATGTTCCGGTTGTTCGAACACGCTCGAACCAAAACCCCGGCAAGACTGTTGTCCCAAAAAAGACTGA
- the feoB gene encoding ferrous iron transport protein B, with protein MNATMALMGNPNSGKTTLFNNLTGARQHVGNYPGITVEKREGRLKIEELDITVVDLPGTYSLTAYTQDELVARNFLIEKNPDAVVTVLDATNLERSLYLVLQILELGTPVIVALNMMDEVRRKGVHIDTGRLAKLLNTPILEMVARTGEGREDLLKEARKAMLERRPVRVELRISYGHDLDETLDAMQAVIESSNFMDGRYPSRWLGLKYLENDAEVLALGQSTPDVHSRLLEMTAALAEHCRKTLNTEPECLIADYRYGFITGLLKDGVVTRPTTQARFDITDKLDAVLTNRLAGPFLMFAIIYLMFEMTFTLGEVPMGWVESFFGWLSETATAILPEGLLSSLIVSGIINGVGGVLGFTPLIMIMFFFLSFLEDSGYMARMAYMLDRVFRIFGLHGCSVMPFIISGGIPGGCAVPGVMAARTLRSPKEKIATVLTAPFLSCGAKVPVFLLLAAAFFPGSGASALFWITLGGWITALLAARLLRSTVIKGEATPFVMELPPYRMPTLKGMCMHTWERVWQYIKKAGTVILAISILLWAAMTFPGPSEEQTARFADERVATQAMSWDSDQALEKALTEIDNAEAQEALRSSVAGMIGTALEPVSRPAGFDWRTNIALLGGFAAKEVIVSSLGTAYSLGEVDPEESTGLSEKLRTDPAWNMWVAMSLIAFVLLYAPCFVTVAVIGREIGWKWAAFSVGFNTVLAYAVSVTIYQVGMTL; from the coding sequence ATGAACGCCACCATGGCCCTGATGGGCAACCCCAATTCCGGCAAGACAACCCTGTTCAACAACCTGACCGGCGCGCGCCAGCATGTGGGCAACTATCCCGGGATCACCGTGGAAAAACGCGAAGGGCGCCTCAAGATTGAAGAACTCGACATCACCGTGGTCGACCTGCCGGGTACCTATTCCCTGACCGCCTACACCCAAGACGAACTGGTGGCGCGAAATTTTCTGATCGAAAAAAATCCCGACGCCGTGGTCACGGTGCTGGACGCCACCAATCTGGAGCGCTCGCTCTATCTTGTGCTCCAAATCCTGGAGCTTGGCACTCCGGTCATTGTGGCGTTGAACATGATGGACGAGGTTCGCCGCAAAGGCGTGCACATCGACACGGGGCGCCTCGCAAAACTCCTGAACACGCCGATTCTCGAAATGGTGGCACGCACGGGAGAAGGCCGCGAAGACCTGCTGAAAGAAGCGCGCAAGGCCATGCTTGAACGGCGCCCCGTGCGCGTGGAGCTACGCATTTCCTACGGCCATGACCTCGACGAGACGTTGGACGCCATGCAGGCCGTGATCGAATCCTCCAATTTTATGGATGGGCGCTACCCGTCCCGCTGGCTCGGTCTCAAATACCTGGAAAATGATGCCGAAGTCCTGGCCTTGGGCCAGTCCACGCCGGACGTGCATTCGCGGTTGCTGGAAATGACCGCCGCCCTGGCCGAACATTGCCGCAAGACCCTGAACACGGAGCCGGAGTGCCTCATTGCCGACTACCGTTACGGGTTCATCACCGGACTCCTGAAGGACGGGGTTGTAACCCGGCCCACCACCCAGGCTCGCTTCGACATCACCGACAAGCTCGACGCCGTGCTGACGAACCGCTTGGCCGGACCGTTTCTCATGTTCGCCATAATCTATCTGATGTTTGAGATGACCTTCACTCTGGGCGAGGTACCCATGGGCTGGGTGGAATCCTTTTTTGGCTGGCTGAGCGAAACGGCCACGGCCATATTGCCCGAGGGGCTGCTCAGCTCGCTCATCGTCTCCGGCATCATCAACGGCGTGGGCGGGGTGCTCGGATTCACCCCGCTGATCATGATCATGTTCTTCTTCCTCTCCTTTCTGGAGGATTCGGGCTACATGGCGCGCATGGCCTACATGCTCGACCGCGTCTTCCGCATCTTCGGCCTGCACGGCTGCTCAGTCATGCCCTTCATCATCTCCGGCGGCATCCCCGGCGGCTGCGCCGTGCCCGGAGTCATGGCGGCCCGCACCTTGCGCAGCCCCAAGGAAAAAATCGCCACGGTTTTGACCGCGCCGTTCTTGAGCTGCGGCGCCAAGGTACCTGTTTTCCTGCTCCTGGCCGCGGCCTTCTTTCCGGGCTCCGGAGCGAGCGCCCTGTTCTGGATCACCCTCGGCGGCTGGATCACGGCCCTGCTTGCGGCCCGGCTCCTGCGCTCCACCGTGATCAAGGGCGAAGCCACTCCCTTTGTCATGGAGCTGCCGCCCTACCGCATGCCCACTTTGAAGGGCATGTGCATGCACACCTGGGAACGGGTCTGGCAGTACATCAAAAAGGCCGGCACCGTAATCCTGGCCATCTCCATCCTGCTCTGGGCGGCCATGACCTTCCCCGGCCCGTCCGAGGAACAGACCGCCAGATTCGCGGATGAACGCGTCGCCACCCAGGCCATGAGCTGGGACAGCGACCAGGCCCTGGAAAAAGCCCTGACAGAAATTGACAATGCCGAGGCCCAGGAGGCCCTGCGTTCCTCCGTGGCCGGCATGATCGGCACGGCGCTGGAGCCCGTGTCGAGGCCCGCGGGCTTTGACTGGCGCACCAACATCGCCCTTCTGGGTGGATTCGCGGCCAAGGAAGTCATTGTTTCGAGCCTCGGCACCGCCTACTCCCTGGGCGAAGTGGACCCGGAAGAGAGCACCGGCCTGTCCGAAAAACTGCGCACCGACCCGGCCTGGAACATGTGGGTGGCAATGAGCCTCATTGCCTTCGTACTGCTCTACGCCCCGTGCTTCGTGACCGTGGCCGTCATTGGCCGCGAGATCGGCTGGAAATGGGCCGCCTTCTCCGTGGGCTTCAACACGGTCCTGGCCTACGCAGTGTCCGTGACCATCTATCAGGTCGGCATGACCCTGTAG